One genomic window of Desulfuromonas sp. AOP6 includes the following:
- the cas7c gene encoding type I-C CRISPR-associated protein Cas7/Csd2 produces MTAIANRYEFALLFDVQNGNPNGDPDAGNMPRVDPETGHGLVTDVCLKRKIRNHVALAKEGAEGFNIYVQEKAVLNQAHEMAYKACELKSEAKKLPKKIEDAQKVTGWMCANFYDIRSFGAVMTTEVNCGQVRGPVQMAFARSVEPILSQEVSITRMAVTNEKDLEKERTMGRKHIVPYGLYVAQGFISAPLAEKTGFTDEDLELLWNALANMFEHDRSAARGMMSSQKLFVFKHQDKLGNAPAHKLFDLIDIKRNANTEGPPRSFKDYDVTVEPAPAGVEIIEKL; encoded by the coding sequence ATGACCGCAATCGCCAACCGTTACGAATTCGCTCTGTTGTTCGATGTCCAGAACGGCAACCCCAACGGTGACCCCGACGCAGGCAACATGCCGCGCGTCGACCCCGAAACCGGCCACGGCCTTGTGACCGATGTTTGTCTGAAGCGCAAGATCCGCAACCATGTCGCCCTTGCCAAGGAGGGGGCCGAGGGTTTCAACATTTACGTGCAGGAAAAGGCGGTCCTCAACCAGGCCCACGAAATGGCCTACAAGGCCTGCGAGCTCAAGTCCGAAGCCAAGAAGTTGCCGAAAAAAATCGAGGACGCGCAGAAGGTTACCGGATGGATGTGCGCCAATTTTTACGACATCCGCAGCTTCGGCGCGGTTATGACCACCGAGGTCAACTGCGGGCAGGTGCGTGGGCCGGTGCAGATGGCTTTTGCCAGGAGCGTCGAGCCGATCTTGTCACAAGAGGTCAGCATCACCCGCATGGCGGTCACCAATGAAAAGGATTTGGAAAAAGAGCGCACCATGGGGCGCAAACACATCGTCCCCTACGGTTTGTACGTCGCACAGGGGTTTATTTCCGCGCCGCTGGCCGAGAAGACGGGCTTCACCGACGAAGACCTCGAACTGCTCTGGAACGCATTGGCCAATATGTTCGAGCATGACCGTTCCGCCGCTCGGGGAATGATGAGCAGCCAGAAACTGTTCGTCTTCAAGCATCAGGACAAGCTAGGCAACGCCCCCGCCCACAAGCTCTTCGACCTTATCGACATCAAGCGCAATGCCAACACCGAGGGGCCGCCGCGGTCGTTCAAGGATTACGATGTGACGGTCGAGCCAGCGCCAGCCGGGGTGGAAATTATTGAGAAGTTGTAA
- the cas5c gene encoding type I-C CRISPR-associated protein Cas5c: protein MAYGIKLRVWGDYACFTRPEMKVERVSYDVMTPSAARGILEAIHWKPAIRWVIDKIHVLKPIKFDNIRRNEVSSKIPKPNPATAMRDKKPLYFLVDDGSNRQQRASTLLRDVEYVIEAHFELTDKAGAEDNEGKHLDIFRRRASKGQFFHQPALGCREFPANFELIDDEIPASCYAGQNKDLGYMLLDIDFGNEMTPLFFRAQMDNGIISPPSPLAGEVRA, encoded by the coding sequence ATGGCGTATGGCATCAAACTACGGGTCTGGGGTGATTATGCCTGCTTCACCCGCCCAGAAATGAAGGTCGAACGCGTTTCGTACGACGTCATGACCCCTTCGGCAGCACGTGGGATTCTGGAGGCGATCCACTGGAAACCTGCGATTCGTTGGGTGATCGACAAGATCCACGTGCTCAAGCCGATCAAGTTCGACAACATTCGGCGCAATGAAGTCAGCTCCAAAATCCCCAAGCCGAATCCCGCCACCGCGATGCGGGACAAGAAGCCGCTCTATTTTCTGGTCGACGACGGCAGCAACCGCCAGCAGCGCGCCTCAACCCTGCTGCGCGACGTCGAGTACGTCATCGAGGCGCATTTCGAGCTGACCGACAAGGCCGGCGCCGAGGACAACGAGGGGAAGCACCTCGACATCTTCCGGCGGCGGGCGTCAAAGGGGCAGTTTTTCCACCAGCCCGCTCTGGGCTGCCGGGAGTTTCCTGCCAATTTCGAGTTGATCGATGACGAAATTCCCGCCTCTTGCTATGCCGGCCAGAACAAGGATCTCGGCTACATGCTTCTCGATATCGACTTCGGCAACGAGATGACACCGCTCTTTTTCCGGGCACAGATGGACAACGGCATTATCTCGCCCCCGTCGCCGCTGGCAGGGGAGGTGCGCGCATGA
- the cas4 gene encoding CRISPR-associated protein Cas4: MPESDYIMLSALQHYQFCPRQCALIHIEQQWTENRFTAEGKVLHERADSKKSEWQGDVRIVRSLPICSQRYGLSGKADVVEFYPDGSVFPVEYKRGRPKADRCDEVQLCAQALCLEEMLNVTIARGALFYGQKRRRRSVDFDEDLRHLTMDIIQKTRQMIDSGRTPTAQYDKKCDSCSLLSVCLPKSCARARSVRRYLSGMVRGIDEENAKHPVCDGPGRLPT; the protein is encoded by the coding sequence ATCCCCGAATCCGACTACATCATGCTCTCGGCCCTGCAGCATTACCAATTCTGTCCGCGCCAGTGTGCACTGATCCACATCGAGCAACAATGGACAGAGAACCGCTTTACTGCGGAAGGCAAGGTGCTACACGAAAGGGCTGACAGCAAAAAGAGCGAGTGGCAGGGAGACGTGCGTATTGTGCGCTCCCTGCCGATCTGCTCGCAGAGGTATGGATTAAGTGGCAAGGCCGATGTGGTGGAGTTTTATCCCGATGGCAGCGTCTTCCCGGTGGAATACAAACGCGGCCGACCGAAAGCCGACCGTTGCGATGAGGTTCAGCTCTGTGCGCAGGCACTGTGCCTTGAAGAGATGCTGAATGTCACTATTGCAAGAGGCGCCCTGTTTTATGGCCAGAAACGCCGGCGCAGGTCGGTCGATTTTGACGAAGATTTGCGTCATCTGACAATGGATATCATCCAGAAAACCCGACAGATGATTGACTCGGGGCGAACGCCAACGGCGCAGTATGACAAAAAATGTGACTCCTGTTCGCTATTGAGTGTCTGTTTGCCGAAAAGCTGTGCAAGGGCACGATCGGTGCGTCGTTACCTTTCCGGTATGGTGAGGGGGATTGATGAGGAAAATGCTAAACACCCTGTATGTGACGGCCCAGGGCGCCTACCTACATAA
- the cas8c gene encoding type I-C CRISPR-associated protein Cas8c/Csd1, whose amino-acid sequence MMLHALNGYYERMMGEPDAAMPGYGTSIENISFALVLGEDGSLKAIEDLRAERGKAKRPRKMPVPAAVTRTSGVKANFLWDKATYVFGADAEGPTKKNRERFDAFNELLLEVGKDIEDSGFLAVRNFLQQWDCGKSEGVVTRLQESWEEVASANLVFRLDGVPGFIHDRPLIQQQWLAYGQKDSDAPSGQCLITGEEDVPLARIHTPIKGVRGGQTSGGYIVSFNATAFVSYQQDKASVAETSAFAYTTALNALLTGDSRQKIVIGDTTYVFWAKKATAAEGFLADLFDPPQQNAEEPAEQDDQKTTQDIHGLLKAIRDGRKPTDFMPELNEDVSFYILGLAPNAARLSIRFWQENSLGELLEKVGRHYRQINIVRQFDSEPEFPPLWRLLVQTATLGKSENISPVLAGGLTRAMLAGTPYPQNLLSVVLDRIRAEHNVTYFRAALIKAYLMRNKRMEVPVSLDQSRTDRPYLLGRLFAVLEKAQEEAVPGANATIKDHYLAAAAATPGQVFHLLLKNLANHIAKLKKDPEKKGRAFHYDVMTQDIAANFTDFPKTMKAEEQGLFMIGYYHQRKDFYTKKTQEG is encoded by the coding sequence ATGATGCTGCATGCACTGAACGGTTATTATGAGCGGATGATGGGCGAACCCGACGCCGCGATGCCTGGCTACGGCACCAGCATTGAGAATATCTCCTTTGCCTTGGTGCTCGGCGAAGATGGTTCGCTCAAGGCGATCGAGGATTTGCGGGCCGAAAGAGGCAAGGCCAAACGACCGCGCAAAATGCCGGTGCCGGCAGCGGTGACCAGAACATCGGGGGTCAAGGCCAATTTCCTCTGGGATAAGGCAACTTACGTATTTGGTGCCGATGCCGAGGGGCCGACGAAGAAGAATCGCGAACGCTTCGATGCCTTCAATGAATTGCTGTTGGAGGTCGGTAAGGATATCGAGGACAGCGGTTTTCTGGCGGTCAGAAATTTTTTGCAGCAGTGGGATTGTGGAAAAAGCGAGGGAGTAGTAACCCGCTTGCAAGAGTCATGGGAGGAGGTTGCCAGTGCCAATCTGGTTTTTCGCCTTGACGGCGTGCCCGGATTTATCCATGACCGACCGTTGATTCAGCAACAATGGCTGGCCTACGGGCAGAAAGATTCTGACGCCCCTTCCGGGCAGTGCCTGATTACCGGCGAGGAAGATGTCCCCTTGGCACGCATCCACACGCCGATCAAAGGGGTGCGGGGCGGGCAGACCTCCGGCGGCTATATCGTCTCCTTCAACGCCACGGCTTTCGTCTCCTACCAGCAGGACAAGGCCTCGGTCGCCGAAACCTCGGCCTTCGCCTACACCACCGCGCTTAACGCATTGCTGACCGGCGACAGTCGCCAGAAGATCGTCATCGGCGACACCACCTATGTGTTCTGGGCGAAAAAAGCGACCGCAGCCGAAGGCTTTCTCGCCGACTTGTTCGATCCGCCGCAGCAAAATGCGGAAGAACCGGCGGAGCAGGACGACCAGAAAACCACTCAGGATATTCACGGCCTGCTTAAGGCTATCCGCGACGGGCGCAAGCCGACCGATTTCATGCCCGAGTTGAATGAGGACGTAAGTTTTTACATCCTCGGTCTGGCACCCAACGCCGCGCGGCTGTCGATCCGCTTCTGGCAGGAAAATAGCCTGGGCGAACTGCTGGAAAAGGTCGGTCGGCATTACCGGCAAATCAATATCGTGCGGCAGTTCGACAGCGAGCCGGAGTTTCCTCCCCTGTGGCGCTTGCTGGTGCAGACCGCAACCCTCGGCAAGTCGGAGAATATCTCGCCGGTGCTCGCCGGCGGCCTGACCCGGGCCATGCTGGCCGGGACGCCCTACCCGCAGAACCTGTTGTCCGTCGTACTTGACCGCATCCGTGCCGAGCACAATGTCACTTATTTCCGCGCCGCTTTGATCAAAGCCTACTTAATGCGCAATAAACGAATGGAGGTTCCCGTGTCTCTCGATCAGAGCAGAACCGATCGTCCCTATCTGCTGGGCCGGCTCTTCGCCGTGCTGGAAAAAGCCCAGGAAGAGGCGGTCCCCGGAGCAAACGCCACGATCAAGGATCACTATTTGGCAGCCGCTGCCGCCACGCCGGGGCAGGTGTTTCACCTGCTTCTGAAAAACTTGGCCAACCATATCGCAAAACTGAAGAAAGACCCTGAAAAAAAAGGGCGGGCGTTTCATTACGATGTCATGACCCAGGACATCGCCGCGAACTTCACGGATTTTCCCAAGACCATGAAGGCCGAAGAGCAGGGGCTGTTCATGATCGGCTACTACCATCAACGTAAAGATTTCTATACTAAGAAAACTCAGGAGGGATAA
- the cas1c gene encoding type I-C CRISPR-associated endonuclease Cas1c, giving the protein MRKMLNTLYVTAQGAYLHKEGETVVVKVERETRLRLPIHTLSSIVCFGQVSCSPYLLGHCAENDVSVSFMTEYGKFLARVQGAVSGNVLLRREQYRRADCDQSSARLARMFVLGKVANARRNIHRALRDHSDKVAAAGMEQTCKTLAHYTKRLLQEEGLDSVRGIEGRTARDYFEQFDHLIVAQKEDFIFAGRNRRPPLDRVNCLLSFTYSLLHHDARSALETVGLDPAVGYLHRDRPGRLGLALDLMEEFRPMLADRMVLSLINLGQVKKKGFTITESGAVLMDDDTRKAVLVAYQKRKQEEIDHPFLQEKIPIGMLVHAQAQLLARYLRGDIDDYPPFVWR; this is encoded by the coding sequence ATGAGGAAAATGCTAAACACCCTGTATGTGACGGCCCAGGGCGCCTACCTACATAAAGAAGGTGAAACTGTAGTCGTCAAGGTGGAGCGGGAAACCCGCCTACGCTTGCCGATTCATACCCTGAGCTCCATCGTCTGTTTTGGCCAGGTTAGCTGTAGTCCATATTTGCTTGGACACTGTGCAGAAAACGATGTCTCTGTCAGCTTCATGACCGAATACGGTAAGTTTCTTGCGAGAGTGCAGGGGGCTGTGTCGGGCAATGTGTTGCTGCGGCGCGAGCAGTATCGTCGGGCGGATTGCGATCAGTCTTCGGCTCGACTGGCACGAATGTTTGTTCTCGGTAAGGTGGCCAATGCCCGGCGTAACATCCATCGAGCCCTGCGTGACCATTCGGACAAAGTTGCAGCAGCTGGCATGGAACAGACATGTAAGACGTTGGCGCATTACACCAAACGATTGCTTCAGGAAGAGGGTTTGGACAGCGTCCGTGGCATCGAGGGCCGCACCGCACGGGATTATTTTGAACAGTTCGACCACCTGATTGTTGCTCAAAAGGAAGATTTTATCTTTGCCGGACGCAATCGACGTCCGCCCCTCGACCGGGTCAATTGCCTGCTCTCATTTACGTACAGCCTTCTTCATCACGATGCCCGTTCTGCGCTGGAAACTGTAGGGCTCGATCCAGCGGTTGGTTATTTGCACCGGGACAGGCCGGGGCGACTTGGGTTGGCTCTCGACTTGATGGAAGAGTTCCGTCCGATGCTTGCTGATAGGATGGTTCTGTCATTGATTAATTTGGGCCAAGTTAAAAAGAAAGGCTTCACAATTACCGAATCGGGTGCAGTCTTGATGGATGACGACACCCGCAAAGCTGTATTGGTTGCGTACCAGAAGCGTAAACAGGAAGAAATTGACCATCCTTTCTTGCAAGAAAAAATACCGATCGGGATGCTGGTGCACGCGCAGGCGCAACTTCTGGCCCGTTATCTGCGAGGCGACATAGATGACTATCCGCCCTTTGTGTGGAGATAA
- a CDS encoding CRISPR-associated endonuclease Cas3'', producing the protein MTIFYAHSTDSKDKSEWQLLSEHLHNVARIAEKLASVFDAGEWGRMAGLLHDAGKATTAFQRRLEGNPERVDHSTFGARLALESAGRLGLLLSYVIAGHHGGLPDGGPQERELHYKLKNGKISEEITTPPGLDDKKELLTPFRLNPKDHPGFSLAFFTRMIFSCLVDADFLDTEAFCTPEKKADRPETDPQQIPHLKSLLDSHLAELLEHAAPTQVNLQRREILTQVRAKAVLPPQIFSLTVPTGGGKTLSSLSFALDHAAANAQRRIIYAIPFTSIIEQNAAVFQQILGREAVLEHHCNYKETDDPEESAYDRRRGLAVENWEAPLVVTTNLQFFESLFGNKPSRCRKLHNIAGSVIVLDEAQAIPTEYLEPCLLSLRELVEHYGCSVVLCTATQPALDDQNSVRAALPEIREIIDEPQRYYEALSRTKVEFVGTLADDELARRIAAEKQVLCIVSTKTQARTQFEQLKGEDGVYHLSTNMYPEHRRRVLDHIRIRLRTEPKLPCRVISTSLVEAGVDLDFPVVYRAMAGLDSIAQAAGRCNREGRLNDIGQLGRVYVYAPEKPPRMPWLKRCATRAEETLRSHPGCDPLGLAPMRRYFELVYDVEELDKKKIVRRLNPHLTPELYFPFREVAQDFRFIEDESIGVIIPQEPEAEALVCRLYYAEHSGTILRKLQQYSVAVRTKEYRELDVSGALEVIDGKFPVLRNFAAYRDDVGLCVDRGEVWESEDLIC; encoded by the coding sequence GTGACCATTTTTTATGCACATTCGACAGATTCTAAAGACAAATCTGAGTGGCAGCTTCTAAGCGAACACTTGCATAATGTTGCAAGGATTGCCGAAAAACTAGCATCTGTTTTTGATGCTGGTGAATGGGGGCGCATGGCAGGCCTACTGCACGATGCTGGGAAAGCGACAACAGCCTTTCAACGACGGTTGGAGGGAAATCCGGAGCGTGTCGATCACTCAACCTTTGGGGCGCGACTTGCACTAGAATCCGCCGGGAGGCTGGGGCTGCTTCTCTCCTACGTGATCGCAGGTCATCACGGCGGCTTGCCCGACGGTGGCCCCCAGGAAAGAGAACTCCATTACAAACTCAAAAACGGAAAAATTTCCGAAGAAATTACAACGCCACCAGGTCTCGACGACAAAAAGGAATTACTTACACCGTTTCGGCTGAATCCGAAAGATCATCCCGGTTTTAGCTTGGCCTTCTTCACCCGGATGATTTTCTCTTGCTTGGTTGATGCCGATTTTCTCGACACCGAGGCTTTTTGCACACCGGAGAAAAAAGCAGATCGGCCGGAAACCGATCCCCAGCAGATTCCCCACCTGAAGTCTCTCTTGGACTCGCATCTAGCCGAGTTGCTAGAACACGCCGCACCGACCCAGGTCAACCTGCAGCGCCGCGAGATTCTGACCCAGGTTCGCGCCAAGGCCGTGCTGCCGCCGCAGATCTTCTCCTTGACCGTGCCGACCGGTGGCGGCAAGACCCTCTCTTCTCTCTCTTTCGCGTTGGACCACGCCGCTGCCAATGCGCAGCGGAGGATCATTTATGCCATCCCGTTCACATCAATCATCGAGCAGAACGCTGCCGTCTTTCAGCAGATCCTCGGCCGCGAGGCGGTTCTGGAACATCACTGCAATTACAAGGAGACAGATGATCCTGAAGAGTCCGCCTACGACCGTCGGCGCGGGCTGGCGGTGGAGAATTGGGAAGCGCCCCTGGTGGTGACGACCAACCTCCAGTTTTTCGAATCGCTGTTCGGAAACAAGCCGTCGCGCTGTCGCAAGCTGCACAACATTGCGGGCAGCGTAATCGTTCTCGACGAGGCCCAAGCAATTCCAACCGAATATCTTGAACCCTGTCTGCTATCACTGCGTGAACTGGTCGAGCATTACGGCTGCTCGGTGGTGCTCTGCACCGCTACCCAGCCGGCGCTTGACGACCAGAACAGCGTACGCGCCGCCCTGCCTGAGATCCGTGAAATCATCGACGAACCGCAGCGGTATTACGAGGCCCTCTCCCGGACCAAAGTGGAATTTGTCGGGACTTTGGCGGATGACGAATTGGCCCGCCGAATCGCCGCCGAAAAGCAGGTGCTGTGCATCGTCTCCACCAAGACTCAGGCTCGCACCCAGTTCGAACAGCTAAAGGGTGAGGATGGCGTCTATCATCTCTCGACCAACATGTATCCTGAGCATCGAAGGCGAGTGCTTGACCATATTCGCATCCGTCTCAGAACCGAGCCGAAGCTCCCCTGTCGCGTCATTTCCACTTCCTTGGTTGAAGCCGGGGTCGATCTCGATTTTCCCGTGGTTTACCGCGCCATGGCCGGGCTCGATTCCATCGCCCAGGCTGCTGGGCGCTGCAATCGCGAGGGTCGGCTGAATGATATTGGGCAACTCGGGCGGGTGTACGTGTATGCGCCTGAAAAGCCGCCTCGCATGCCCTGGCTCAAGCGTTGCGCCACGCGTGCCGAAGAGACGCTGCGCAGTCACCCGGGGTGCGATCCGCTTGGACTGGCCCCGATGCGACGCTATTTCGAACTAGTCTACGATGTGGAGGAGCTGGATAAAAAAAAGATTGTCCGGCGCCTGAATCCGCATCTCACCCCGGAACTCTATTTTCCATTCCGCGAGGTTGCGCAGGACTTCCGATTTATCGAGGACGAAAGCATCGGTGTGATTATCCCGCAAGAGCCGGAAGCCGAGGCCCTTGTGTGTCGGTTATATTACGCCGAACATTCCGGGACAATTCTGCGCAAGCTGCAGCAATACAGCGTGGCTGTGAGGACAAAGGAATACCGTGAATTGGATGTATCTGGTGCGCTGGAGGTTATTGACGGCAAATTCCCAGTTCTTCGGAATTTTGCAGCCTATCGCGATGATGTTGGTTTGTGTGTCGACAGGGGGGAGGTTTGGGAATCGGAAGACCTGATCTGTTAA